The proteins below are encoded in one region of Paenibacillus sp. YYML68:
- a CDS encoding transposase — MLQISQARTKQQAPHSVPYNELYYTRLHAHVVQTFFYKCEHFSNVRVLASFRSSTSGAVSNDRKYDDYCERGIRFVSRLKDNAVIEEVYKLPKSEGTKTNRDVKVILGKGKKQIKNALRMIEPIDSHGNPIRIITNRFDLTAEEIGEMYRSRWQIEIFFR; from the coding sequence GTGTTACAAATTTCACAAGCGCGAACAAAACAGCAGGCCCCGCATTCGGTGCCCTACAATGAACTCTATTATACTCGCCTCCACGCACACGTTGTTCAGACATTTTTCTACAAATGTGAACATTTTTCGAACGTTCGTGTTTTGGCGAGTTTTAGGAGTAGTACCAGCGGAGCCGTCAGCAATGACCGCAAGTATGATGATTACTGCGAACGCGGAATCCGTTTCGTGTCGCGTCTCAAAGATAACGCGGTCATCGAGGAAGTCTACAAGTTGCCTAAGTCCGAGGGTACGAAGACTAATCGCGACGTCAAAGTCATCCTGGGAAAAGGCAAAAAGCAAATAAAAAATGCGTTGCGCATGATTGAACCGATCGACAGTCATGGAAACCCGATTCGCATCATTACAAACCGCTTTGACCTTACAGCCGAAGAGATTGGCGAGATGTACCGCAGCCGCTGGCAAATCGAGATCTTCTTCCGATAG
- a CDS encoding DUF1641 domain-containing protein, protein MSQSTQTLARESSLDVLDQLMKPEVQESLTILVENLPKLAEMVTLLTKTYDVVNSLATDEVFIEDIKGGIEEVAMPIVEGVKSVAATAIEASDRAQAETATVGLFGLLKMLRDPQMQKMFRFAQAFLEVSAERQNQNKQA, encoded by the coding sequence ATGTCTCAATCAACGCAAACGCTCGCGAGGGAGTCATCGCTTGATGTACTCGATCAGCTGATGAAGCCGGAGGTTCAGGAGTCGCTGACAATACTTGTCGAGAACTTGCCGAAGCTCGCGGAGATGGTTACGCTGCTGACCAAAACGTACGATGTGGTGAACAGTCTGGCGACAGACGAAGTGTTCATCGAGGATATTAAGGGCGGCATTGAGGAAGTGGCGATGCCGATCGTCGAGGGCGTGAAGAGCGTAGCGGCGACGGCGATCGAAGCTAGCGACCGCGCACAAGCGGAGACGGCAACGGTCGGCTTGTTCGGCCTGCTGAAGATGCTGCGTGATCCGCAGATGCAGAAGATGTTCCGCTTCGCGCAGGCGTTCCTTGAAGTGTCCGCAGAGCGTCAGAACCAAAATAAACAAGCCTAA